Proteins encoded in a region of the Deltaproteobacteria bacterium GWC2_65_14 genome:
- a CDS encoding lysine--tRNA ligase: MKDEWNELVLERIRKAEAIRRDGGNPYPNDQRVGWTASAARKAAEGKSGEELDRNPARVDIAGRIVALRNFGKAAFLVLADRTGRLQAYLKEDGIGEEAYSRFRETVDVGDIAWVGGPLFITRTGELTVRAERFRLLSKSLRPLPEKWHGLADVETRYRQRYVDLIVNEEVRELFRTRSRIVSFLRDFLSARDFLEVETPMMQPVAGGAAARPFVTHHNALDTELYLRIAPELYLKRLLVGGLERVFEINRSFRNEGISTQHNPEFTMLEFYQAYATHEDLMRLTEEMLSSLAVHLFGTARVSVQGEEIDFTPPWERVTVAEAVARYGKVPKENLSDPVFLSKMAREIGLAVKGDPSPGTILAKIYEEVAERRIRGPAFVTEYPTEVSPLSRRNDARPAIVDRFELIVRGREIANAFSELNDPLDQRGRFEEQLRLREEGDEEAHAMDEDFLRALEYGMPPAAGEGIGIDRLVMLFTDSPSIRDVILFPLLRKEG; the protein is encoded by the coding sequence GTGAAGGATGAATGGAACGAGCTGGTCCTCGAGCGGATCCGGAAAGCGGAGGCGATCCGCCGGGACGGGGGGAACCCGTACCCCAACGATCAGCGGGTCGGATGGACCGCCTCCGCCGCGAGGAAGGCGGCGGAGGGGAAGAGCGGCGAGGAGCTCGATCGGAATCCGGCGCGGGTCGACATCGCGGGCCGGATCGTCGCGTTGCGGAATTTCGGGAAGGCGGCCTTTCTCGTTCTCGCCGACCGGACCGGGCGGCTGCAGGCCTACCTGAAGGAGGACGGGATCGGCGAGGAGGCCTATTCCCGGTTTCGGGAAACCGTGGACGTCGGGGACATCGCCTGGGTGGGAGGCCCTCTCTTCATCACCCGGACCGGGGAGCTGACGGTCCGGGCGGAGCGCTTCCGGCTTCTCTCGAAGTCGCTGCGTCCCCTCCCGGAGAAGTGGCACGGCTTGGCGGACGTGGAGACCCGGTACCGGCAGCGGTACGTGGACCTGATCGTGAACGAGGAGGTGCGGGAGCTCTTCCGGACCCGCTCCCGGATCGTCTCCTTCCTCCGGGACTTCCTGTCCGCCCGTGACTTCCTCGAGGTCGAGACGCCGATGATGCAGCCGGTCGCGGGGGGGGCGGCGGCCCGCCCGTTCGTGACGCATCACAACGCCCTGGACACGGAGCTCTACCTGCGGATCGCCCCGGAGCTCTACCTGAAGCGCCTCCTGGTCGGCGGGCTGGAGAGGGTCTTCGAGATCAACCGGAGCTTCCGGAACGAGGGGATCTCCACCCAGCACAACCCGGAATTCACGATGCTGGAGTTCTACCAGGCGTACGCCACCCACGAGGATCTCATGCGGCTGACCGAGGAGATGCTCTCCTCCCTCGCGGTGCACCTCTTCGGCACGGCCCGGGTGAGCGTCCAGGGGGAGGAGATCGATTTCACTCCGCCCTGGGAGCGGGTCACGGTGGCGGAAGCGGTCGCTCGGTACGGGAAGGTCCCGAAGGAGAACCTTTCCGACCCCGTCTTTCTGTCGAAGATGGCGCGGGAGATCGGCCTCGCGGTGAAAGGGGATCCCTCTCCCGGAACGATCCTCGCGAAGATCTACGAGGAGGTCGCGGAGCGCAGGATCCGGGGCCCCGCCTTCGTCACGGAGTACCCGACCGAGGTCTCCCCGCTGTCGCGCCGGAACGACGCGAGGCCGGCGATCGTCGACCGGTTCGAGCTGATCGTCCGGGGGCGGGAGATCGCGAACGCCTTCTCCGAGCTGAACGACCCCCTCGACCAGCGGGGGCGGTTCGAGGAGCAGCTCCGCCTCCGGGAGGAGGGGGACGAGGAGGCGCACGCGATGGACGAGGACTTCCTTCGCGCCCTCGAGTACGGGATGCCGCCGGCGGCGGGGGAGGGGATCGGGATCGACCGGCTGGTGATGCTCTTCACCGACTCTCCCTCCATCCGGGACGTCATCCTGTTCCCGCTGCTGCGGAAAGAGGGGTAG
- a CDS encoding ABC transporter permease: protein MGLPVEFYIGLKYLLAKRKQTFISIITIISVSGVAVGVTALIIVLAVMGGFERELKDRILGATAHVHVTNLDGSIADPEKALDTVLQVEGVVGASPYIFSQVMISSGASATGGILRGVDLATVGNVTRLPSDVRIGRLEDLWDAPKGGLPRVILGKELAANLGVAPGDIVEVMVPGGNVTPLGAFPRVDRFRVSGIFESGMYEYDSSFAYVSLAEAGRLLGLHGRVTGIEVKVKDIYQAGEVASRVRERLGYPFWAKDWMQSNRNLFSALKLEKVVMFIILVLIVMVAAFNIISTLIMVVMDKTKDIAVLMTLGATRKTVRRIFALEGLLIGIVGTGAGILLGGGLCYLLARYQFIRLPSDVYYISTLPVDLTPGILLLVGASSILICFLATFYPSLQASRIDPVEAIRYE from the coding sequence GTGGGTCTCCCGGTCGAATTCTACATCGGCCTGAAGTACCTCCTGGCCAAGCGGAAGCAGACCTTCATCTCCATCATCACCATCATCTCGGTGTCGGGGGTCGCCGTCGGGGTGACCGCCCTCATCATCGTGCTCGCCGTGATGGGCGGGTTCGAGCGGGAGCTCAAGGACCGGATCCTCGGGGCCACCGCCCACGTGCACGTCACAAACCTGGACGGCTCCATCGCCGATCCGGAAAAGGCGCTGGACACCGTGCTGCAGGTGGAGGGGGTCGTCGGGGCGAGCCCCTACATCTTCTCCCAGGTCATGATCTCCTCCGGGGCCTCGGCGACCGGGGGGATCCTCCGGGGGGTGGACCTGGCCACGGTCGGCAACGTAACCCGCCTTCCCAGCGACGTCCGGATCGGCCGTCTGGAGGACCTGTGGGATGCGCCGAAAGGGGGACTTCCCAGGGTGATCCTGGGGAAGGAGCTGGCCGCGAACCTGGGGGTCGCGCCGGGGGACATCGTGGAGGTCATGGTGCCGGGGGGAAACGTGACCCCGCTGGGGGCATTCCCCCGCGTGGACCGGTTCCGCGTGAGCGGGATCTTCGAGTCCGGGATGTACGAGTACGACTCCTCCTTCGCCTACGTCTCCCTCGCGGAGGCCGGAAGACTGCTGGGACTCCACGGCAGGGTCACCGGGATCGAGGTGAAGGTGAAGGATATCTACCAGGCCGGAGAGGTCGCCTCCCGCGTGAGGGAGCGGCTGGGCTACCCCTTCTGGGCGAAGGACTGGATGCAGAGCAACCGGAACCTCTTCTCCGCGCTGAAGCTGGAGAAGGTGGTCATGTTCATCATCCTCGTCCTCATCGTCATGGTGGCGGCCTTCAACATCATCAGCACGCTGATCATGGTCGTGATGGACAAGACGAAGGACATCGCGGTCCTCATGACGCTGGGGGCCACCCGGAAGACGGTCCGAAGGATCTTCGCGCTCGAGGGGCTGCTGATCGGGATCGTGGGGACCGGCGCGGGGATCCTCCTGGGGGGGGGGCTCTGTTATCTCCTCGCCCGCTACCAGTTCATCCGGCTTCCGAGCGACGTCTACTACATCTCCACCCTGCCGGTCGACCTCACGCCCGGCATCCTGCTGCTGGTCGGGGCAAGCTCCATCCTGATCTGCTTCCTGGCCACCTTCTACCCTTCCCTGCAGGCTTCCCGGATCGACCCGGTGGAGGCGATCCGCTATGAATAG